Proteins co-encoded in one Medicago truncatula cultivar Jemalong A17 chromosome 8, MtrunA17r5.0-ANR, whole genome shotgun sequence genomic window:
- the LOC11445321 gene encoding arabinosyltransferase XEG113: MAWRNGCEEVTQSKPLFLTIYTVVIIGIVVSSFYVFSAIYSSNTPASQSSAWLSSSISTEDPHHIDHTLNISQSEKSPTVSIPSPVKENVWPSSVWEIPPSNKKMPPLKNFRLTKELVQQRVKDNVVIVTFGNYAFMDFILTWVKKLTDLEVSNFLVGAMDTKLLEALYWKGVPVFDMGSHMSTVDVGWGTPTFHKMGREKVILLDSILPFGFEVLMCDTDMVWLKNPLPYLARHPGADILTSSDQVVPTVVDDSLEIWQEVSGAYNIGIFHWRPTESAKILAKQWKEMLLADDKIWDQNGFNDILHTQLGPSVDDDSGLVYTFDGKLKLGILPASIFCSGHTYFVQAMYQQLRLEPYAVHTTFQYGGTEGKRHRLREAMQFLDPPEYYNPPGGLLSFKPSIPKSMLLSGEHNIESHFTLINHQTKQIRTALAIASLLNRTLVVPPLWCRLDRMWYPHPGILEGSMTRQPFLCPLDHVFEVNVMLKKLPEEEFGPEIGIREYSMLDNPSLPPEVKKSWLDVQLCKEGTQGCDGSYNSTVGGVLKFPKHSNEEMFMKVFSSFKDVKVIKLSSVEDAFTGFTNKEREDRFRNRVKRYVGIWCCMPDTPIGHIYYDMYWDEKPGWKAIPPQSPEEDHPPL, translated from the exons ATGGCTTGGAGAAATGGTTGTGAAGAAGTGACACAATCAAAACCATTATTCCTCACGATCTACACTGTCGTTATCATTGGAATTGTTGTTTCATCTTTCTATGTTTTTTCTGCTATTTATTCCAGTAACACTCCTGCTTCTCAATCTTCTGCATGGCTTTCTTCTTCCATCTCCA CTGAGGATCCTCACCATATAGATCATACACTCAACATTTCTCAGTCAGAAAAGTCGCCTACTGTGTCCATTCCTTCACCAGTGAAAGAGAATGTGTGGCCAAGTTCTGTTTGGGAAATTCCACCCTCGAATAAAAAAATGCCGCCTTTGAAGAATTTCCGACTGACCAAAGAACTGGTTCAGCAAAGGGTGAAAGATAATGTTGTAATAGTGACCTTCGGTAACTATGCATTCATGGATTTTATTCTGACTTGGGTCAAGAAATTGACAGATCTAGAAGTTTCTAATTTTCTTGTTG GCGCAATGGACACCAAATTATTGGAGGCACTATATTGGAAGGGTGTACCAGTTTTTGACATGGGCAGCCATATGAGCACTGTAGATGTTGGCTGGGGGACTCCAACATTTCATAAAATGGGGAGAGAAAAAGTTATTCTGTTAGACTCAATACTGCCTTTTGGTTTTGAAGTATTGATGTGTGATACCGACATGGTTTGGTTAAAG AATCCACTTCCATATCTTGCTCGTCATCCAGGAGCAGATATTTTAACTTCAAGTGATCAAGTAGTTCCAACAGTTGTTGATGACAGTTTAGAAATTTGGCAAGAAG TTAGTGGTGCCTACAACATTGGAATTTTCCATTGGAGACCTACAGAGTCTGCCAAGATTTTGGCTAAGCAATGGAAAGAAATGCTTCTAGCTGATGACAAGATATGGGACCAGAATGGGTTTAATGACATTCTTCACACTCAGCTAGGACCATCTGTTGATGATGATAGTGGACTTGTTTATACTTTTGATGGAAAACTGAAGCTAGGAATTTTGCCTGCTAGTATCTTCTGCAGTGGACATACATATTTTGTCCAG GCTATGTACCAGCAACTAAGGTTGGAGCCCTATGCAGTACACACAACATTTCAATACGGAGGCACTGAAGGAAAGCGCCACCGACTACGAGAAGCCATGCAATTCCTTGATCCACCAGAATACTATAATCCTCCTG GGGGTCTCTTATCATTTAAGCCATCTATTCCAAAAAGCATGTTGCTAAGCGGGGAGCACAATATTGAATCACATTTTACTCTTATAAATCACCAA aCTAAACAGATTAGGACAGCACTTGCAATTGCCTCCCTTCTGAACAGAACACTG GTCGTGCCTCCTCTATGGTGCAGGCTGGATAGGATGTGGTATCCCCATCCTGGTATTTTGGAGGGGTCTATGACTAGACAACCTTTTCTCTGTCCTTTGGACCATGTATTTGAG GTAAATGTTATGTTGAAAAAACTACCAGAAGAAGAATTTGGCCCTGAAATAGGTATTAGAGAGTATTCAATGCTTGATAATCCCTCTCTTCCGCCTGAG GTGAAAAAGTCATGGCTTGATGTTCAGCTCTGTAAAGAAGGAACTCAAGGTTGTGATGGATCATATAATTCCACGGTTGGAGGAGTACTTAAATTTCCAAAACACAGCAATGAAGAAATG TTTATGaaagtattttcatcattcaaGGATGTAAAAGTCATTAAACTCTCTTCAGTGGAAGATGCTTTCACTGGTTTCACTAACAAG gaAAGGGAAGATAGATTCAGAAATCGCGTCAAGCGGTATGTCGGCATATGGTGCTGTATGCCGGATACACCTATTGGCCACATATATTATGACATGTACTGGGATGAGAAACCTGGATGGAAAGCAATTCCTCCTCAATCTCCCGAGGAAGATCATCCACCTTTGTGA